A genome region from Sphingobium sp. CR2-8 includes the following:
- a CDS encoding type III polyketide synthase, with translation MHPTLPYINAISTATPPHDVHPAFINWAKKRMADERESAVFARMVDRAAIDHRWSVLPPPAIDRSQTDTGGFYDSQAWPGTARRMALYADAAPALAEQAIRGLGSLDDVTHLVLASCTGFVAPGIDQLLAQRLGLDATVERTLIGFMGCYAAVAAMRTAYHIVRSQPTAVVLVVTVELSTLHLQQADDLESLLAMLLFADGAAASLVSARPVGLEISAPFSVALPDSGDLITWTVTDTGFAMGLSGMVPGRVASALADPDMHQRLWADGRTDSWAVHGGGRSILDAVERGLDLPENALDTSRAVLRDCGNMSSATLMFVLARILADDARPSAGVALAFGPGLAVEGFRYRSPG, from the coding sequence GTGCATCCCACACTCCCTTATATCAACGCCATTTCCACCGCGACCCCACCCCATGATGTTCACCCCGCTTTTATAAACTGGGCGAAGAAGAGGATGGCTGACGAGCGGGAAAGCGCCGTCTTCGCGCGCATGGTCGATCGCGCTGCCATCGATCATCGCTGGAGTGTCCTGCCGCCCCCAGCAATCGATCGTTCGCAGACCGATACCGGCGGATTCTATGACAGCCAGGCGTGGCCGGGCACGGCGCGACGCATGGCGCTCTACGCCGACGCGGCGCCAGCACTGGCCGAACAGGCCATTCGTGGTCTGGGATCGCTGGATGACGTAACGCATCTGGTGCTGGCCAGTTGTACCGGCTTTGTCGCGCCAGGCATCGATCAACTATTGGCCCAGCGTCTGGGTCTGGACGCGACGGTGGAACGGACGTTGATCGGCTTCATGGGCTGCTATGCCGCCGTCGCCGCTATGCGGACGGCCTATCATATCGTCCGCTCGCAACCAACGGCAGTGGTGCTCGTGGTGACGGTCGAACTGAGCACCCTGCATCTGCAACAAGCGGACGACCTCGAGTCCTTGCTGGCAATGCTGCTCTTTGCCGATGGCGCGGCGGCGTCACTGGTCAGCGCCCGCCCAGTGGGCCTTGAGATTAGCGCGCCCTTTTCCGTAGCCCTTCCCGACAGCGGCGATCTTATCACATGGACGGTGACCGACACGGGTTTCGCGATGGGCCTGTCCGGCATGGTGCCCGGACGGGTTGCCAGCGCCCTCGCCGACCCTGACATGCATCAACGCCTATGGGCGGACGGCAGGACCGATAGTTGGGCCGTCCATGGCGGCGGACGCTCGATCCTGGACGCCGTCGAACGTGGACTGGATCTGCCCGAAAATGCGCTGGACACCTCTCGCGCCGTGTTGCGCGACTGCGGCAATATGAGTTCGGCAACCCTGATGTTCGTTCTGGCCCGTATCCTGGCTGACGACGCGCGGCCATCTGCCGGTGTTGCCCTGGCGTTCGGCCCCGGCCTCGCAGTCGAAGGCTTTCGCTATCGGTCGCCAGGATGA
- a CDS encoding NAD kinase, whose protein sequence is MSSEPRRALVASPTQAARAAEERLRAAYDFVPFEQADMIIALGGDGFMLQTLHSMLEARRILPIFGMNLGTVGFLMNEWRLERLDQRLEKAKSFKVNPLRMTVDTVDGERFSIPAINEVSLLRETRQTAKLEVQVNGRPVLPELVCDGVLVATPAGSTAYNLSAHGPILPLGSALVALTPISPFRPRRWRGAILPENTSIRFTVLDPVKRPVSAVADQREVRDVAQVEVGIDRATPLTLLFDPEHTLDDRIAAEQFIA, encoded by the coding sequence ATGAGCAGCGAGCCGCGGCGCGCCCTGGTCGCGTCCCCCACCCAGGCTGCACGCGCGGCGGAAGAACGGCTGCGCGCCGCCTACGACTTCGTCCCGTTCGAACAGGCCGATATGATCATCGCCCTGGGCGGCGACGGCTTCATGCTCCAGACGCTCCATTCGATGCTGGAGGCGCGTCGGATACTGCCGATCTTCGGCATGAACCTGGGCACCGTCGGCTTCCTGATGAACGAATGGCGGCTGGAACGGCTGGATCAGCGGCTGGAAAAGGCCAAGAGCTTCAAGGTCAATCCGCTCCGCATGACCGTGGATACGGTCGATGGTGAGCGTTTCTCGATCCCCGCCATCAACGAAGTATCGTTGCTGCGCGAAACGCGCCAGACCGCCAAGCTGGAAGTGCAGGTAAACGGCCGCCCGGTCCTGCCCGAACTGGTGTGCGACGGGGTGCTGGTCGCGACCCCGGCCGGCTCCACCGCCTATAATCTGTCTGCCCATGGGCCGATCCTGCCGCTGGGGTCCGCCCTCGTCGCGCTGACCCCGATCAGCCCCTTCCGCCCCCGTCGCTGGCGCGGCGCGATCCTGCCGGAAAATACCAGCATCCGCTTCACCGTGCTGGACCCCGTCAAGCGCCCGGTCAGCGCCGTGGCCGACCAGCGCGAAGTGCGCGACGTCGCGCAGGTGGAGGTCGGCATCGACCGCGCGACACCGCTGACGCTGCTCTTCGATCCCGAACATACACTTGACGACCGCATCGCCGCCGAACAATTCATCGCCTGA